One genomic region from Panthera tigris isolate Pti1 chromosome D1, P.tigris_Pti1_mat1.1, whole genome shotgun sequence encodes:
- the LOC102970112 gene encoding lysosomal Pro-X carboxypeptidase isoform X4 → MWDVAEELKAMLVFAEHRYYGESLPFGNNSFKDSRYLNYLTSEQALADFAVLIKYLKRTIPGAKNQPVIALGGSYGGMLAAWFRMKYPHMVVGALAASAPIWHFGNLVPCGVFMKIVTEDFRKSGPNCSETIHDSWGAITRLARTGSGLHWLSEALHLCTPLRNSQDVQHLKGWISETWINLAMVDYPYESNFLQPLPAWPIKVVCKYLNNPSLSDAQLLQNIFQALNIYYNYSGQARCLNMSETTTSNLGTQGWSYQACTEMVMPFCTNGIDDMFEPHSWNFREYSDDCFKQWGVRPRPAWITTVYGGRNISSHSNIVFSNGELDPWSGGGVTKDITDTLVAITIPEGAHHLDLRARNAFDPTTVLLARSLEVRHMKQWIRDFYASQRKKH, encoded by the exons GATTCCAGATACTTGAATTATCTGACATCAGAACAAGCTCTGGCAGATTTTGCAGTGTTAATCAAATACTTGAAAAGAACAATCCCAGGAGCTAAAAATCAACCTGTCATTGCCCTAGGGGGCTCTTATGGTGGCATGCTTGCAGCCTGGTTCAGGATGAAATACCCTCATATGGTGGTTGG AGCTCTTGCAGCCTCTGCCCCCATCTGGCATTTTGGTAATCTGGTACCTTGTGGTGTATTTATGAAGATCGTAACTGAAGATTTTAGGAAAAGTGGCCCAAATTGTTCAGAGACCATCCACGATTCCTGGGGTGCTATTACTCGACTCGCAAGAACGG GCAGTGGCTTGCATTGGCTTTCTGAAGCCCTTCACTTATGTACCCCATTAAGAAATTCGCAGGATGTTCAGCATTTGAAAGGCTGGATCTCTGAAACCTGGATAAATCTGGCAATGGTGGACTACCCTTATGAGTCTAACTTTTTACAGCCTTTGCCTGCTTGGCCTATCAAG GTAGTGTGCAAGTATTTGAACAATCCCAGTTTATCTGATGCACAGCTGCTGCAGAATATTTTCCAAGCTCTGAATATATATTACAATTACTCAGGCCAGGCGAGATGCCTGAATATGTCAGAGACAACAACTAGCAATCTGGGAACCCAGGGTTGGAGCTATCAG gcTTGCACAGAAATGGTCATGCCTTTTTGTACTAATGGTATCGATGACATGTTTGAGCCTCACTCATGGAACTTCAGGGAATATTCTGATGACTGTTTTAAACAGTGGGGTGTGAGACCAAGGCCCGCCTGGATCACTACTGTGTATGGAGGCAGAAACATCAGTTCACACAGCAACATTGTTTTTAG CAATGGTGAACTAGACCCCTGGTCAGGAGGTGGAGTAACCAAGGATATCACAGACACCTTGGTTGCGATCACCATCCCAGAAGGGGCCCATCATCTAGATCTTCGAGCCAGAAATGCCTTTGACCCCACGACCGTGCTATTAGCCCGCTCCTTGGAAGTTAGACACATGAAGCAGTGGATCAGAGATTTCTatgccagtcagagaaagaagcaCTGA